One Companilactobacillus heilongjiangensis genomic window, ATGTTCTTATTGACTGCCGGTACAATTCCATTCTTATTCTTGACAAAATCAACACCAGTTCTTGATATCGTAGTACTTTATATGGTTCGTATGTTTGGTATTTCCATGGTCATGATGCCTGTTACAACTGACGGTATGAACGCTTTGCCATTCAGTTTGATGAGTCATGGTACAGCCGTAAATAACACTGTTCGTCAGGTATTCAGTTCAATGGGTACAGCTATTTTGGTCAGTGTCTTGACTAATGTTACAAACAATTTGAAGCCAGGTAAGGCAATCCTTACACAAGCACCACTTCAATATAAGAATGACTTTTTCAACGCCACTTTGAGTGGTTATCACGCTGCCTTTGCCGTAGCCATTCTATTCTGTGTCGCCGGTTATTTGATCAGTTTGTTAGTTACAAACAGCTCTAAATCAAAGACTATCGATACTGATACATTAAAGAAAACAAGATTGGCGGGTGAAGAATAATGGTTCTTATTTCTATACTGGTTTTTGCGATTTTAGCTTATTACTTCGCTGTTTTCTTGAACAATAAGAAAGTCGGTTACACATTATCATTCACCTTCATCGCTTTCTTTATACTAGGATTGGTACTATTAGTTTCCAACGAATACGGTCACTTTGGTATGCAAAAAGTGGTCAGTGAAAAGACTTATCAGATTCAATCAGTTCAAAAAGGTTCAAACCTTCTGTTGAAGAAAGAATTGGGTACTAAGGGTAAAGAAGATGTTTACATTTACCGCACACCTGAGACTTCTAATAAGAAGAAACCTACAACAACTAAAGTTGATGTTAATGTTACAAACAAAGTTAAGACTGGAAACTATTCAGCTGCAACTTTGGAAAGAAAGACAACACGTTGGGAATATAAGAACGGATTTTATTCATTCTTGTTCGGAATTTCTGACAACAACAAAGAATTCGTTAAGCAGACAAATACTTTTAAAGTTGGCAATGATTGGTTAGTTCTAACAACTACACAAGCAAGTCAATTACAAAAGAAAATGAAGAGCAAAGCTTTCCAAGCACAAATGAAGCAAGAAGGCGCAACTTACGTTAAAGAAGCTGTTATGAAGGCCATGAAGGCTAATCCTAAGATGACAGCGGATGAACAAAAGCAAGTTACCCAACAAGCTGAAAAGGCATTTAAGGCTGAAGCTCAAGCAAAACTTATTCAAGAGATTAAAGCTCAAAAATAGTTAAATAAGGTTCAGAATTCCCAAGATATGGGAGTTCTGAACCTTATTTTTGTATTATGGAATGACGCCGGAGACTGACAATAATATAGTCCGATATGGGGACCGGTCCGAGCCAGAGTGCGGTCTCGTACCTCGCTTTGAATCCTTGCAAGCCCGGCAAGTATCCAAAGTCGCCCCGTGGTGTAATGGCTAAAGCCATAACGCCACCTCCACAGCGTACTATATTATTGCCAGTCTCCGGCTAGTGTTTTAGTTGATTTTAATTTAACTAATCTTTGGTATTAAGCGTATTGAATTTTGATATTAATATTTTGGATGATTATTTGGTATTTATGTTTGAAAAATTAATTTAGTCAAGCAATCCGTTAGCCGTAGTTTTTCAGTAATATAGACAGCTGTGAGAGTGGCGTTAGAAAGGCGATTTTCCTTTCTTACACCACTGACGTATTTTGAGATTTGCGGTTTATGCAAAGCTCAAAATCGAGGCACGAGACCTTGGCTCGCGCCGGTCACATAGCAGGCTATATTACTGAAAACCGGAGGCGGCCCTTAAAAAATCTGCTCTGGTGCCTTCAATATTTTCTTGATCTGAACTCGATAACAAATAACTCCACATATTAACCAAATCATATCAACAATCAAATCCCAGTAGATTAATCCATGACCGGTGACAACATAGCGGATAGTCTGTGAAAAGGGAAAGAAATAACTGACTATTCGTAGCCACTGTGGATATTTTTCAACTAAAACCAATGTCCCAGCAACGATGGTTGTCAAAGCGCCAATCAGGTTCATGTAAAAGTAAGGATTGTTCATCTTCCAAGCGGCGATGGCAGCCAAAAAGCCAACAATGATACCTGAAATGATGATGAGCGGAGCCATTGCAATTGATCTAAATAGTAGGTTAATTGGAGCCTGTAAAAGTCCTAAGATGATTAAGTTAGTAATTATTAAAACCAGTCCAGCTAGAGCAGATGTGAGGACTTTATCACCCCAATATCTGACTGAGAATGGACGATTAACTACCAGCTCGCGGTCGATTTTTAAAGTTCGGTCCATGACAAAAAGCTGGGAAATACTGGACATTGCTAAGGAACCACCGGATAAAGTTGTTGTGGCGATTGCGACTGACCAATTAAAAGTATTTGTATACTGAGCATTAATTAGGACTAGTAGGCACAGATTAATCATCGGAATCAAGATGAAATACACGAAACGTGTCTTCCAGTTTTGCAAATATGATAATGACGAAAATTGAACTTTCATAATTACATCAACCCCACATTCCCAGTTCGTTTTGCGATAAGTATTACACGATTGGCAACGAACCAAGTCACAACAATCCACAAAAGACAGCTAGTTAAGAAAGCTAAGAAATTAAAATTTGCGGACTGATTTAGCAGGGCATGAACCGGTGCCGAGATAGGAACCAACCACTGAAATGGAGCTAAGATTGGCTTTAAAATTGGTGCGGTCGAAAATAGTCCAGATACTAGTAATAGAGGAATCGTCACTAGCTCTTCATAAACGATAGCATTGGTTGTTAGTAGGAAAAAGGCAGCGATTAGAAAGTCCATCAATGATGCCGAGATCCATAGAGCTAGGACTAAAAAGACAATTGACCATGATAAATTGGCATGATTGACGCCGAGAATAATTGCTAGAAGATATGAGATTGGAAAAGCCAATAATCCAAAACTGGAAGCAGGCAATAGTAATGCCATTAGAGAAACGCGACTGTCAATTCTGGTATTGGTTATGTATGGTAAAGTTCCTTGAAAACGTTGGAAGCCAATGCATCCCGCAGAAGTTGTTGCTGATGACCATAATCCAAACACGCCACTTCGTAACCATAGACTAGGATCGTTGAGATTATGCGTTGAGTACGCCATTACAAATTGCAGCAAGAAGATTGAAACAGTACTGGAGATTGTCAGCCAAATAAAATATTGGTTAGTTGCGTAAATTTTTAAATGAAACCAAAAAAGTCTGATAAATCTCATAATTAAGGCCTCCGCAATTTTGGCGCAATGGCCAAATATGATTCTTCCAAAGTTGCAGGTCGGTCGATGTGATGAACGTCAGATTGCTTGATTAAGTCGGCAACTGTACCAGAAGAAAAGATTTTTCCAGCACCAATTAATAAAACTTGGTCGGCCAAGGATTCGATTTCACTCATGGTGTGGCTAGTTAATAAGATTGCGACACCTTTTGATGCCAATTGCTTGATGATCCGATGGATTTCAGCTGAAATTTCAACGTCTAATCCAGATGTAGGTTCATCTAATAGTAAAAGCGGTGGATTGCCTAATAATGCCCGAGCAATGTGTAATCTTTGTTTCATACCACGAGAGAAGAATTGAACTTTTTTATTGGCAACATTTGTTAATTCGACTAGGTCTAATACACGGGCAACTTCAGCACGTTGTTCTTTGCGTGGAACTCGGGCTAAATCTGAAAAAAACATCAAATTGTCAGCCGCACTAGCACGACCGTAAAATCCTAGTTCGCCACCAAGGACAATCCCAACTTTTGAATCGAATTTATCTTGGTAACGATTGATGCCGTTGATGATAACTTGACCGCTAGTAGGGATTAAGTAGCCACCGACCATTGAGACCGTGGTAGTTTTGCCGGCACCATTTGGTCCCAGTAGAGAAACAATTTCACCAGCGTGAATATCAAAACTAATACCATCAACAGCTTTAAAGTCGTCCCCGTGCGATGGAAAAGTTTTGCATAAATTTTGAACAGAAAGAACAGATGTGATAATAAACAACCCCTTTAATAAGTAGCTGGGAAAGACCAGCTTGTTGTGTTAAGTATAAGGTTTGAAAGTGATAATTCAACGAAAAAATTAAAATTAGACTAATTTAATTACAAATAATCACATAAAAAGGAACCGATAATCTTGTTTCGATTACCGATTCCTTTGTTGATTAGATTATGCAGGAACATATTCGTTGGTAGCGACACGATACATCTTGACGCCATCGACCATAATACAACCATCGGTTCTCCAAGTACTGCCAGCTGGTAGAGTTAATCTGAGCTTTTTACCTTGAGAATCATAAACAGCAGTTTTAGCACTTAGGTGAACTTTAGCTTTAGCGGGAGCAGGGGTAAAGGCAGTGGCTGAGTCGACTGCCAAGTATTCGTCGCTAGCTAAGCGATAATATGCTTCGCCGCCAATAGCAACTAGTCTGTCATATTTCCATTTAGTGCTTGGATAAAGTTTTTCACTGACAGGTTTGCCTTCGCTGTCCACAAGTTTGAGTGGAACATTGTGAGTGATAAGGACACCTGTTTTAGTTGAAGCAACGGCATCGTAATCGTTAGCTTCGACAAATTCACCGTCAGTTAGGAGATAGAATGGTTTGCCGTTGATAACTGTTGTTCCGTGAACGCCGATTTCAGTTAAATCTGGATCGTTGGTCAAAGTATGGATAACGACTTCTTCACGAGCTGGAGCAGGGTGCTTTGTCTTTGAAACTGGTTTCTTAGCTGGTTTTACGGCAGGTTTTACAGATGGAGTTGTAGATTCAGCAACTGGTTTTGTGTGAGGTTTTGCAACTTTTCTGTATTTCAAAGTAATTGTCTGTGGGTCTTGAGTATAGGCACCCTTTAGTAGTTTAGCTGGACTAGTTAACTTGTAGCCATCAAGTCTACTGTCAGCTGCTAAATCAAAGGCTGAACCAATCTTGGTACCACTAAGAGTCTTAGTTAATGGAACACCCTTCTTTTTCATAATTGGAGCTCCAGTGGAGCTGACATATTTAATAGTTACGGTTGGGTGAGCTTGCCAAATGAGTGGTTGGTTAACTGTTGTGGCCGATTC contains:
- a CDS encoding DUF4811 domain-containing protein; the protein is MVLISILVFAILAYYFAVFLNNKKVGYTLSFTFIAFFILGLVLLVSNEYGHFGMQKVVSEKTYQIQSVQKGSNLLLKKELGTKGKEDVYIYRTPETSNKKKPTTTKVDVNVTNKVKTGNYSAATLERKTTRWEYKNGFYSFLFGISDNNKEFVKQTNTFKVGNDWLVLTTTQASQLQKKMKSKAFQAQMKQEGATYVKEAVMKAMKANPKMTADEQKQVTQQAEKAFKAEAQAKLIQEIKAQK
- a CDS encoding ABC transporter ATP-binding protein, which codes for MFIITSVLSVQNLCKTFPSHGDDFKAVDGISFDIHAGEIVSLLGPNGAGKTTTVSMVGGYLIPTSGQVIINGINRYQDKFDSKVGIVLGGELGFYGRASAADNLMFFSDLARVPRKEQRAEVARVLDLVELTNVANKKVQFFSRGMKQRLHIARALLGNPPLLLLDEPTSGLDVEISAEIHRIIKQLASKGVAILLTSHTMSEIESLADQVLLIGAGKIFSSGTVADLIKQSDVHHIDRPATLEESYLAIAPKLRRP